A stretch of the Musa acuminata AAA Group cultivar baxijiao chromosome BXJ2-7, Cavendish_Baxijiao_AAA, whole genome shotgun sequence genome encodes the following:
- the LOC135617431 gene encoding F-box/kelch-repeat protein At5g15710-like → MDEMGELGFQSARNCIFGDDDPPKHLILSTRTGSRNTSPSRQKAIKTKPRGFDEETIATFTKVIHADIQMEDGIWALLPEDLLMEVLARVPPFLIFRLRSVCRRWNSILQDRSFLTSHSQVPSHGPCLLTFWKNSQAHQCSVFSLPLKTWYKIPFVFLPDWAFWLVGSSGGLVCFSGYDGLSFRMLVCNPLTQAWRVLPGMHCNQQRQLILVTDKVDRSFKVIATSDIYGNRTLPTEVYDSKLDGWSVHQVMPAVNLCSSKMAFCDSRLYLETLSPLGLMMYRVDTGQWEHIPAKFPRSLLDGYLVAGAQKRLFLVGRIGLYSTLQSMRIWELDHAKTVWVEISRMPPKYFRALLRLSAERFDCFGQDNLICFTSWNQGKGLLYDVDKKAWSWIAGCAIQLCNSQVCFYEPRFDTSIC, encoded by the coding sequence ATGGATGAAATGGGAGAGCTAGGGTTTCAATCGGCACGAAATTGCATCTTTGGTGATGATGACCCTCCGAAGCATTTAATTCTCTCGACACGAACTGGGTCGCGAAACACAAGCCCATCCAGGCAGAAGGCGATCAAGACCAAGCCTCGGGGCTTCGACGAAGAGACTATTGCAACATTCACCAAAGTCATACATGCTGATATCCAAATGGAAGATGGCATTTGGGCTCTATTACCCGAGGATCTGCTGATGGAGGTTCTTGCGAGGGTGCCTCCATTCTTGATTTTCAGGCTGAGGTCAGTTTGCAGAAGGTGGAATTCGATTCTTCAGGACCGCAGTTTCCTCACGTCCCACTCCCAAGTTCCGTCCCACGGGCCCTGCCTTCTCACTTTCTGGAAAAACTCTCAGGCTCATCAATGTTCTGTGTTCAGCTTACCGCTGAAGACATGGTACAAGATTCCTTTCGTATTTTTACCCGACTGGGCTTTCTGGTTGGTCGGTTCTTCGGGCGGTCTTGTGTGTTTCTCTGGATATGATGGGCTTAGCTTTAGAATGCTTGTCTGCAATCCCTTGACTCAGGCTTGGAGGGTATTGCCTGGCATGCACTGTAATCAGCAAAGACAGTTGATCTTGGTCACCGATAAGGTGGACCGCTCATTCAAGGTGATTGCTACAAGTGACATATATGGGAATAGAACTTTGCCAACGGAAGTATATGATTCAAAACTTGATGGCTGGTCCGTCCATCAGGTAATGCCAGCTGTTAATTTGTGTTCATCAAAGATGGCTTTCTGTGACTCGAGACTTTATCTAGAGACACTTTCACCACTTGGTCTTATGATGTATCGAGTGGATACAGGTCAATGGGAACATATTCCAGCTAAATTTCCACGGTCTTTGTTGGATGGATATCTAGTTGCTGGTGCACAAAAACGCTTGTTTCTAGTTGGAAGGATCGGGCTGTACAGCACCCTGCAGAGCATGCGAATTTGGGAGCTGGATCATGCTAAGACAGTATGGGTTGAAATCAGTAGGATGCCACCAAAGTATTTTAGGGCCCTTTTGAGATTATCAGCTGAAAGATTTGATTGTTTCGGGCAGGATAACCTAATATGCTTTACATCATGGAATCAAGGGAAAGGTCTTCTGTATGATGTAGATAAGAAAGCATGGTCTTGGATTGCAGGCTGTGCGATCCAATTATGCAACAGTCAGGTTTGCTTTTACGAGCCAAGGTTTGATACTTCCATCTGCTGA